A single Arachis duranensis cultivar V14167 unplaced genomic scaffold, aradu.V14167.gnm2.J7QH unplaced_Scaffold_104143, whole genome shotgun sequence DNA region contains:
- the LOC127743753 gene encoding ATP synthase subunit alpha, chloroplastic — MVTIRADEISKIIRERIEQYNTEVKIVNTGTVLQVGDGIARIYGLDEVMAGGVVGFEEGTIGVALNLESNNVGVVLMGDGLMIQEGSLVKATGRIAQIPVSEAYLGRVINALAKPIDGRGEISSSESRLIESPAPGIISRRSVYEPLQTGLIAIDSMIPIGRGQRELIIGDRQTGKTAVATDTILNQQGQNVICVYVAIGQKASSVAQVVTTLQERGAMEYTIIVAETADSPATLQYLAPYTGAALAEFFMYRERHTLIIYDDPSKQAQAYRQMPLLLRRPPGREAYPGDVFYLHSRLLERAAKS; from the coding sequence ATGGTAACCATTCGTGCAGATGAAATTAGTAAAATTATCCGCGAACGTATTGAACAATATAATACCGAGGTAAAGATTGTAAATACTGGTACTGTACTTCAAGTAGGTGACGGTATTGCTCGTATTTATGGTCTTGATGAAGTAATGGCGGGGGGGGTAGTGGGATTTGAGGAGGGGACCATAGGGGTTGCTTTAAATTTGGAATCAAATAATGTTGGTGTTGTATTAATGGGTGATGGTTTGATGATACAAGAGGGAAGCTTGGTAAAAGCAACAGGAAGAATTGCTCAGATACCAGTAAGTGAGGCTTATTTGGGTCGTGTTATAAATGCCTTGGCTAAACCAATTGACGGTCGAGGAGAAATTTCATCTTCCGAATCTCGATTAATCGAATCTCCAGCTCCCGGCATTATTTCGAGACGTTCCGTATATGAGCCTCTTCAAACAGGACTTATTGCTATTGATTCAATGATCCCTATAGGGCGTGGTCAGCGAGAATTAATTATTGGGGACAGACAAACAGGTAAGACAGCAGTAGCTACAGATACGATTCTCAATCAACAAGGACAAAATGTAATATGTGTTTATGTAGCTATTGGTCAAAAAGCATCCTCTGTGGCTCAAGTGGTGACCACTTTACAAGAAAGGGGAGCAATGGAATACACTATTATAGTAGCTGAAACTGCGGATTCTCCAGCTACATTACAATATCTCGCTCCGTATACGGGAGCAGCTCTGGCTGAATTTTTTATGTACCGCGAACGCCAcactttaattatttatgacGATCCCTCCAAACAAGCCCAGGCTTATCGCCAAATGCCTCTTCTATTAAGACGACCG